The following proteins are encoded in a genomic region of Burkholderia gladioli:
- a CDS encoding HD domain-containing protein: MTSHAAFGIDLPDSQLAREATQLIRDTASELLFRHSTRVYCWAALLGGQRGLVFDRELLYVAAMFHDIGLCEHYHHSPLRFEVDGANAARDFLRGHGIDAHDIDKVWAAVALHTTPGIPEHMHPEIALIQAGAGMDVAGRGFEQFSDAQREAVVAAYPRESGFAERMIEVFYQGLRHRPATTFGTFNDDFLGHKDPGFARVNLCSVMLNSRWER, translated from the coding sequence ATGACAAGCCATGCCGCCTTCGGCATCGACCTTCCCGACAGCCAACTGGCGCGCGAGGCCACCCAGTTGATCCGCGATACCGCGAGCGAGTTGCTGTTCCGGCATTCGACGCGCGTGTATTGCTGGGCCGCGCTGCTCGGCGGCCAGCGCGGCCTGGTGTTCGACCGCGAACTGCTCTACGTGGCCGCCATGTTCCACGACATCGGCCTGTGCGAGCACTACCACCACAGCCCGCTGCGTTTCGAGGTGGACGGCGCGAACGCCGCGCGCGATTTCCTGCGTGGCCACGGGATCGACGCGCACGATATCGACAAGGTCTGGGCCGCCGTCGCGCTGCACACCACGCCAGGCATCCCCGAGCACATGCACCCGGAGATCGCGCTGATCCAGGCCGGCGCCGGCATGGACGTGGCGGGGCGCGGCTTCGAGCAGTTCAGCGATGCGCAGCGCGAGGCCGTGGTGGCCGCCTACCCGCGCGAGAGCGGTTTCGCCGAGCGGATGATCGAAGTGTTCTACCAGGGGCTCAGGCACCGCCCGGCCACCACCTTCGGCACCTTCAACGACGATTTCCTGGGGCACAAGGATCCCGGCTTCGCGCGCGTGAACCTGTGCAGCGTGATGCTGAATTCGCGCTGGGAGCGCTGA
- a CDS encoding PLP-dependent aminotransferase family protein — MTQLRIGLDRAAGASLSTQIYREIRHAIEAGQLAAGARLPSWLDLAAQLGVARGTVRVAYERLVDEQFAVVLGPAGTRVAERPPLAQAPARSPDALPLAGLFRDFGAAPLAFQMGVPSQAEFPFKLWSRVLTRGARQAAAAPVSYPDPRGDPALRKEIAAYLGVARGLRCQPSQVLVTTGFSGALGLAIRGLGIEGRPAWIEDPGFSLTHIALDLAGMQTQPVPVDAEGIDVEAGIALAPRAALAVVTPGQQAPLGMTLSLPRRLALLAWARRSGGWIVEDDYLSELQLKGRAAPALASLDEHGRVLHIGSFSKTISPALRLGFLVVPLELAARFGEIAACLAPAPAASIQHAVAEFLRDGHYLRHLRRMKRLYAAQREALLRQLRAVPADVMSVLAVAGTAVVTRLPDSVVDTELALQALPFGIAPTPLSPWYSRAPRPQGLLLSVTNLDEARLAKDCRRLVQLIRDAR, encoded by the coding sequence ATGACCCAGCTCCGCATCGGACTCGACCGCGCCGCCGGCGCCTCCCTGTCCACCCAGATCTACCGCGAGATCCGCCACGCCATCGAGGCGGGCCAGCTCGCCGCCGGCGCGCGCCTGCCGTCCTGGCTCGACCTGGCGGCCCAGCTCGGCGTGGCGCGCGGCACGGTGCGGGTGGCCTACGAGCGGCTGGTCGACGAGCAGTTCGCGGTGGTGCTCGGCCCGGCCGGCACGCGCGTGGCCGAACGCCCGCCGCTGGCCCAGGCGCCGGCGCGCTCGCCCGATGCGCTGCCGCTGGCGGGCCTGTTCCGCGACTTCGGCGCGGCGCCGCTGGCGTTCCAGATGGGCGTGCCCTCGCAGGCCGAGTTCCCCTTCAAGCTGTGGTCGCGCGTGCTGACGCGCGGTGCGCGCCAGGCCGCGGCGGCGCCCGTCAGCTACCCGGATCCGCGCGGCGACCCGGCACTGCGCAAGGAGATCGCGGCCTACCTGGGCGTTGCGCGCGGGCTGCGCTGCCAGCCCTCCCAGGTGCTGGTCACCACCGGCTTTTCCGGCGCGCTCGGGCTGGCGATCCGCGGGCTCGGCATCGAGGGCCGGCCGGCCTGGATCGAGGATCCCGGCTTTTCGCTCACGCACATCGCGCTGGACCTGGCGGGGATGCAGACGCAGCCGGTGCCGGTGGATGCCGAGGGAATCGACGTGGAAGCCGGCATCGCGCTCGCGCCGCGCGCCGCCCTGGCGGTGGTCACGCCGGGCCAGCAGGCGCCGCTCGGCATGACGCTCTCGCTGCCGCGGCGGCTGGCCCTGCTCGCCTGGGCACGGCGCAGCGGCGGCTGGATCGTCGAGGACGACTACCTGAGCGAGCTGCAACTGAAAGGGCGCGCCGCCCCCGCCCTGGCCTCGCTCGACGAGCACGGCCGCGTGCTGCATATCGGCAGCTTCAGCAAGACCATCAGCCCGGCCTTGCGCCTGGGCTTCCTGGTGGTGCCGCTCGAGCTGGCGGCCCGTTTCGGCGAGATCGCGGCCTGCCTGGCGCCGGCCCCGGCGGCCTCGATCCAGCACGCGGTGGCCGAATTCCTCCGTGATGGCCACTATCTGCGCCATCTGCGCCGCATGAAGCGCCTCTACGCCGCGCAGCGGGAGGCCTTGCTGCGCCAGTTGCGGGCGGTGCCGGCGGACGTGATGTCGGTGCTGGCGGTGGCCGGCACGGCGGTGGTCACGCGCCTGCCCGATTCCGTGGTCGATACCGAGCTGGCGCTGCAGGCGCTGCCCTTCGGCATCGCGCCCACGCCGCTGTCGCCCTGGTACAGCCGGGCGCCGCGACCGCAGGGCCTGCTGCTGAGCGTGACCAACCTCGACGAGGCGCGGCTGGCCAAGGATTGCCGGCGCCTCGTGCAACTGATCCGCGACGCGCGCTAG
- the araH gene encoding L-arabinose ABC transporter permease AraH, translating into MNQAMPKGTPASNDTAPITPSRARMWDMINKSGIVVVFVVLFAVLSATVPDFLTVRNIQGLLLSVTLIGSIAVTMMFVLALGEVDLSVASIVAFSGVVASTVITASHSVLLGVAAGILAGGAVGLVNGVLIARFRINSLIATLAMMEAVRGLAFLTSNGDAVMISEERFFELGSGAFLGISFPIWSNIVGFVVFGFLLKKTVFGKNVLAVGGNSEAALLAGLPVTRIKVAVFVLQGLVTGFAGVMLASRMSLGDPKTSVGLELGVISACVLGGVSLTGGVATIAGVLVGVLIMGAVQDAMSLMNVPTFYQYLIRGGILLLAVLFDQFRRSKRAV; encoded by the coding sequence GGCATCGTGGTGGTGTTCGTGGTGCTGTTCGCGGTGTTGTCCGCGACGGTGCCGGACTTCCTCACGGTCCGCAATATCCAGGGCCTGCTGTTGTCGGTCACGCTGATCGGCTCGATCGCGGTGACCATGATGTTCGTGCTCGCGCTCGGCGAGGTCGACCTGTCGGTGGCCTCGATCGTCGCCTTCTCGGGCGTGGTGGCCTCCACCGTGATCACCGCCTCGCACAGCGTGCTGCTCGGCGTGGCGGCCGGCATCCTGGCCGGCGGCGCGGTGGGCCTGGTCAACGGCGTGCTGATCGCGCGCTTCCGGATCAATTCGCTGATCGCCACGCTGGCCATGATGGAGGCGGTGCGGGGCCTGGCCTTCCTGACCTCCAACGGCGATGCCGTGATGATCTCCGAGGAGCGTTTCTTCGAGCTCGGCAGCGGCGCCTTCCTCGGCATCTCGTTCCCGATCTGGAGCAACATCGTCGGCTTCGTGGTGTTCGGCTTCCTGCTCAAGAAGACCGTGTTCGGCAAGAACGTGCTGGCGGTCGGCGGCAACAGCGAGGCCGCGCTGCTGGCCGGCCTGCCGGTCACCCGCATCAAGGTCGCGGTGTTCGTGCTGCAGGGCCTGGTGACCGGCTTCGCCGGCGTGATGCTGGCCTCGCGCATGAGCCTGGGCGACCCCAAGACCTCGGTCGGGCTCGAACTCGGCGTGATCTCGGCCTGCGTGCTCGGCGGCGTGTCGCTGACGGGCGGCGTGGCCACCATCGCCGGCGTGCTGGTGGGCGTGCTGATCATGGGCGCGGTGCAGGACGCGATGAGCCTGATGAACGTGCCGACCTTCTACCAGTACCTGATCCGCGGCGGCATCCTGCTGCTGGCGGTGCTGTTCGACCAGTTCCGCCGCAGCAAGCGGGCGGTCTGA
- a CDS encoding class II aldolase/adducin family protein, whose protein sequence is MNAIVSARRSDISPEEWEMRINLAACYRLTALFGWDDLIFTHISARVPGPEHHFLINPYGMGFEEMTASSLVKVDLDGRKVSDSPYEINPAGFVIHSAVHAAREDAHCVMHVHSINGTAVSAQEDGLLPLTQHSLIVLRSLGYHDYEGIALEDEEKPRLVADLGRHTHLMLRNHGLLTVGASPAEAFVAMYFFEAACMMQVRAQAGGGKLRTIGQPILDGITRQMATVTTNQGPGTLVWPSLLRKLDRHNPGYAQ, encoded by the coding sequence ATGAACGCCATCGTATCCGCCCGCCGTTCCGACATCAGCCCCGAGGAATGGGAGATGCGCATCAACCTCGCGGCCTGCTACCGCCTGACGGCGCTGTTCGGCTGGGACGACCTGATCTTCACCCACATCTCGGCGCGCGTGCCGGGCCCCGAGCATCACTTCCTGATCAACCCCTACGGCATGGGTTTCGAGGAGATGACGGCCTCCTCGCTGGTGAAGGTCGACCTGGACGGGCGCAAGGTGTCGGATTCGCCCTACGAGATCAACCCGGCCGGCTTCGTGATCCACAGCGCCGTGCATGCCGCGCGCGAGGACGCGCACTGCGTGATGCACGTGCATTCGATCAACGGCACGGCGGTGTCGGCCCAGGAGGACGGGCTGCTGCCGCTGACCCAGCATTCGCTGATCGTGCTGCGCTCGCTCGGCTACCACGACTACGAGGGCATCGCGCTGGAGGACGAGGAGAAACCGCGCCTGGTGGCCGACCTCGGCCGCCACACGCACCTGATGCTGCGCAATCACGGCCTGCTGACGGTGGGCGCCTCGCCGGCCGAGGCCTTCGTCGCGATGTACTTCTTCGAGGCCGCCTGCATGATGCAGGTGCGTGCGCAGGCCGGCGGCGGCAAGCTGCGCACGATCGGCCAACCGATCCTCGACGGCATCACCCGCCAGATGGCCACCGTCACCACCAACCAGGGCCCGGGCACCCTGGTCTGGCCGTCGCTGCTGCGCAAGCTCGACCGCCACAATCCCGGCTACGCGCAATGA
- a CDS encoding O-acetylhomoserine aminocarboxypropyltransferase/cysteine synthase family protein: MTTAREPADWHLDTIAVHGGYRPDPTTRAAAVPIYQTAAFAFDDTQHGADLFDLKVPGNIYTRIMNPTQDVLEQRLALLEGGVGALALASGQAAVTYAILTIAEAGDNLVSSSTLYGGTYNLLAHTLPQYGIGTRFADPREPDSFAALIDARTKAIFVESVGNPLGNITDIAALAEIAHRHGVPLIVDNTVPSPYLLRPFEHGADIVVHSLTKYLGGHGTAIGGAIVDSGRFRWAEHAERFRRLNEPDVSYHGVVYTEAFGEAAYIGRARVVPLRNTGAAISPFNAFLILQGIETLGLRIDRISANALGVARFLQGHGKVEWADYSGLPEHRDHALAQRYLSGRGPGILTFGVRDGRAGGARFQDALKLFTRLVNIGDAKSLATHPASTTHRQLSPEELAKAGVREETVRLSIGIEHLDDLLADLAQALEAV; this comes from the coding sequence ATGACCACCGCTCGCGAACCCGCCGACTGGCATCTCGACACCATCGCCGTGCACGGCGGCTACCGCCCCGACCCGACCACGCGCGCCGCCGCCGTGCCGATCTACCAGACGGCGGCGTTCGCCTTCGACGACACGCAGCACGGCGCCGACCTGTTCGACCTGAAGGTGCCCGGCAACATCTACACGCGCATCATGAACCCGACCCAGGACGTGCTGGAGCAGCGCCTCGCCCTGCTCGAGGGCGGCGTCGGCGCGCTGGCGCTGGCCTCGGGCCAGGCCGCCGTGACCTACGCGATCCTGACCATCGCCGAGGCCGGCGACAACCTGGTCTCGTCGAGCACGCTCTACGGCGGCACCTACAACCTGCTGGCCCACACGCTGCCGCAATACGGCATCGGCACCCGCTTCGCCGATCCGCGCGAGCCGGACAGCTTCGCCGCCCTGATCGACGCCCGCACCAAGGCGATCTTCGTCGAATCGGTGGGCAACCCGCTCGGCAACATCACCGACATCGCCGCGCTGGCCGAGATCGCGCATCGCCACGGCGTGCCGCTGATCGTCGACAATACGGTGCCCTCGCCCTACCTGCTGCGGCCCTTCGAGCACGGCGCCGACATCGTGGTGCACTCGCTGACCAAGTACCTGGGCGGGCACGGCACCGCGATCGGCGGCGCGATCGTCGATTCGGGGCGCTTTCGCTGGGCCGAGCACGCCGAGCGCTTTCGCCGCCTCAACGAGCCCGACGTCAGCTATCACGGCGTGGTCTACACGGAAGCCTTCGGCGAGGCCGCCTATATCGGCCGCGCGCGCGTGGTGCCGCTGCGCAATACCGGCGCGGCGATCTCTCCCTTCAACGCCTTCCTGATCCTGCAGGGCATCGAGACGCTCGGCCTGCGCATCGACCGGATCAGCGCCAACGCGCTGGGTGTGGCGCGCTTCCTGCAAGGCCACGGCAAGGTGGAATGGGCCGACTACTCGGGGCTGCCCGAGCATCGCGACCATGCTTTGGCGCAGCGCTACCTGTCGGGGCGCGGCCCCGGCATCCTGACCTTCGGCGTGCGCGACGGCCGCGCCGGCGGCGCCCGCTTCCAGGACGCGCTGAAGCTGTTCACGCGGCTGGTCAATATCGGCGACGCGAAGTCGCTCGCCACCCACCCCGCCTCGACCACCCACCGCCAGCTCTCGCCCGAGGAACTGGCCAAGGCCGGCGTGCGCGAGGAAACCGTGCGGCTGTCGATCGGCATCGAGCATCTCGACGACCTGCTGGCCGATCTCGCGCAGGCGCTCGAAGCCGTGTAG